AACTCGTAGCGCTGCAACAATTCATGACGCAGCCGCTCACCCGGGACGACCTCGTCCACCACCAGCTCGCTCGCCAGCTTGAACAGGTCCACGTCTTCCTTGTACTCGTCGCGCAGCTGCTGCACGTAGGCGGCGCGCTCGGCCTCGGGCTTGTCCTGGATCTTGTTGAAGTAGACGGCGTTGACGGCCGCCTCGGGCCCCATCACCGCGATCATCGCCTGGGGCAGCGCCAGGGTGGCGTCCGGCGCGAAGCCCGGCCCGCTCATGGCGTACAGGCCCGCGCCATAGGCCTTGCGCACCACCACGCAGATGCGCGGCACGCTCGCCTCGCTCACCGCGGAGATCATCTTCGCGCCCGAGCGGATGATGCCCGCGCGCTCCACCTTGGTGCCAATCATGAACCCCGGCACGTCCGCCAGGTAGAGCAGCGGAATGTTGAAGGCGTCACACAGCCAGATGAAGCGCGCCGCCTTGTCCGCCGAGTCCACGAAGAGCACGCCGCCCTTGTACTTGGGCTGGTTGGCCACGATGCCCACCGGGCGGCCCCCGATGCGCGCCAGGCCCGTGATCAGCTCCTGGGCGAAGAGCTTCTTCACCTCGAACCAGCTCCCCTCGTCGATGAGCTCCGCGATGAGCGCGTGCATGTCGAAGGGCTTGTTCTGATCCGCGGGGATGATCTCCTCCACCCGCTTGCCACTCGTCTTGGGCGCGCGCGCCTCCACCACCGGCGGCGTCTGGGTGAAGTTCTCCGGGAAGAAGGCCAGGTACTTCTTCGCCGCCTCGATGGCCTCCTGCTCCGTCTTCACCAGCACGTCGCCGCAGCCGGACACCGAGCAGTGCATCTTCGCGCCGCCCATCTCCTCGAGCGTCACCTTCTCGCCGATGACCATCTCCGCCATGCGCGGGCTGCCCAGGTACATGGAGGCATTGCCCTCCACCATGATGACCAGATCGCAGAAGGCGGGAATGTACGCGCCGCCGGCCGCCGAGGGCCCGAAGAGCAGGCACACCTGCGGCACCTCTCCGGACAGGTGCACCTCGTTGTAGAAGATGCGGCCCGCGCCGCGCCGGCCGGGGAACATCTCCACCTGATCCGTGATGCGCGCTCCCGCCGAGTCCACCAGGTAGAGCAGCGGACAGCGCAGGCTCCGGGCCGTCTCCTGGATGCGGAGGATCTTCTCCACCGTGCGCGCGCCCCAACTGCCCGCCTTCACCGTGGAGTCGTTGGCCATGATCGCCACCGGACGCCCCGCCACCCGGCCCAGGCCCGTGATGACACCGTCCGAGGGCAGCTCCGGATCCAGGTTGTTGGCGAGCTTCGCGTCCTCGACGAACGAGCCCTCGTCCACCAGGAGCCGGATGCGCTCGCGCGCGAACAGCTTGCCCGCTTCCTGGTTCTTCGCGTGGTACTTCTCGGCCCCGCCCCGCTCCACCTGGGCGCGCTTTTCCAGCAGCTTCTGGTCGGATGACATGGCGCCGGGGGCATAGCAGAAAGGGGCTCGCCTGGCTGCTTCGACTTCCTCGCGGGCGCTGGCCATGAAGCCGAGTGGACAAGCGCACGCCGGGGGGTGCCATCCCGGACGACCCTGCCTACCTTTCTTCCTACCAAGGACGAACTACCGTGGGGGAGTTCCGTGCCTTGCGGGTCATCGGACAGAGGAGG
Above is a window of Cystobacter fuscus DNA encoding:
- a CDS encoding acyl-CoA carboxylase subunit beta, with translation MSSDQKLLEKRAQVERGGAEKYHAKNQEAGKLFARERIRLLVDEGSFVEDAKLANNLDPELPSDGVITGLGRVAGRPVAIMANDSTVKAGSWGARTVEKILRIQETARSLRCPLLYLVDSAGARITDQVEMFPGRRGAGRIFYNEVHLSGEVPQVCLLFGPSAAGGAYIPAFCDLVIMVEGNASMYLGSPRMAEMVIGEKVTLEEMGGAKMHCSVSGCGDVLVKTEQEAIEAAKKYLAFFPENFTQTPPVVEARAPKTSGKRVEEIIPADQNKPFDMHALIAELIDEGSWFEVKKLFAQELITGLARIGGRPVGIVANQPKYKGGVLFVDSADKAARFIWLCDAFNIPLLYLADVPGFMIGTKVERAGIIRSGAKMISAVSEASVPRICVVVRKAYGAGLYAMSGPGFAPDATLALPQAMIAVMGPEAAVNAVYFNKIQDKPEAERAAYVQQLRDEYKEDVDLFKLASELVVDEVVPGERLRHELLQRYELYSRRFQPRAAKKHGVYPV